In Candidatus Nezhaarchaeota archaeon, the following proteins share a genomic window:
- a CDS encoding MarC family protein, which produces MNLAGLAQAFIMLFVIFDAVGNVPAFHAFTQQMTAHEKRRVARQSVIVAGAVLVAFTLLGKALFSAINVSIDDFKVAAGIVLFILSVELVLGKLEPGMRKVEAEDFAIVPLATPLLAGPGSISTVMYLSEVVGLAETLTSIALNVVVAYAIFASSEAIFKALGRNGVRAVTRIIGLIIAAIAVSIIREGLQRILH; this is translated from the coding sequence GTGGGCAACGTGCCAGCCTTCCACGCTTTCACCCAGCAGATGACGGCGCACGAGAAGCGTAGGGTAGCTAGGCAGTCCGTTATAGTGGCTGGAGCGGTGCTAGTGGCCTTTACGCTCCTGGGGAAGGCGCTCTTCAGCGCGATCAACGTGTCGATAGACGACTTCAAAGTGGCCGCCGGCATAGTGCTGTTCATACTCTCAGTCGAGCTCGTACTAGGCAAGCTGGAGCCAGGGATGAGGAAGGTGGAGGCCGAGGACTTCGCCATAGTCCCCCTAGCCACCCCTCTACTCGCAGGGCCGGGCAGCATCTCAACTGTCATGTACCTCAGCGAGGTCGTGGGCTTAGCGGAGACCTTGACCTCGATAGCCCTCAACGTCGTCGTCGCCTACGCTATCTTCGCCTCTTCGGAGGCTATCTTTAAGGCCCTAGGCCGCAATGGGGTCAGGGCGGTGACGCGCATCATAGGCCTAATAATAGCAGCCATAGCGGTGTCCATCATTAGGGAGGGGCTGCAGAGAATTCTACACTAG
- a CDS encoding 4Fe-4S binding protein, with product MPKVIKDDSKCNNCGTCVEVCPSGVYEKQGNIVVVVNPDACVLCQACVAQCPTQALTVLE from the coding sequence GTGCCAAAGGTAATTAAGGACGATAGTAAGTGCAATAACTGCGGCACTTGCGTAGAGGTGTGCCCGTCCGGGGTCTATGAGAAGCAGGGGAACATAGTAGTCGTAGTCAACCCAGATGCTTGCGTACTCTGCCAGGCCTGCGTAGCTCAGTGCCCTACACAGGCCCTCACGGTGCTTGAGTAG